One region of Terriglobales bacterium genomic DNA includes:
- a CDS encoding glycosyltransferase family 39 protein: MIPSTASPATHQTPARGAASARATWMLLLAVFAAVYIGSLFSPALLDDADATHAEAAREMAAAGDYVTLHVNGIRYLEKAPLMYWLVAGSFRVFGVSAVAARLPVALSVLLLALLAWKWSRRAFGDRAAEYAALFVLTSTGVFLFTRILIPDVLLALLIAAALYFFMTALEERSAWRWYAGYAACALAVLSKGLVALVFIGGTAFGYLLWTSDWRRWREFRLLSGAALLVAIAAPWHLLAGVRNPGFFWFYFVNEHFLRFLGKRYPRDYNKLPALAYWGLHLAWLFPWSMFAAALFRRERGGPHDFAWRTRLMCWLLTALVLVFFSLSTNQEYYTLPAYLPLLILIADAVARAEQEPARRKLLVGSTAVIALIGAAAAIALTAGLWQSRHLPFVPDIGAALVERGVGNYTLSMSHFFDLTGGAFAALRLPAALAALALLIAPVASLLLRFKHRPRAATWALAGGMAVLLVAAHLALARFEPYLSSRPLAQAVQPLIRPDDRLVIYGDFSYGSSLTFYLQRPAWLVNGRTTSLEYGSRFPDAPPVFWDDAQLAREWSGGTRLFLFVSRERREDADRLALGPRFLIAESSGKRVYSNRER, translated from the coding sequence TTGATCCCTTCGACTGCTTCCCCCGCAACTCACCAGACGCCGGCGCGCGGGGCCGCGTCTGCCCGGGCGACGTGGATGCTGCTGCTGGCGGTGTTTGCCGCGGTCTACATCGGCTCGCTGTTCTCGCCCGCGCTGCTCGACGACGCCGACGCCACCCACGCGGAGGCCGCGCGCGAAATGGCCGCTGCCGGCGACTACGTCACGCTGCACGTGAACGGCATCCGCTACCTGGAAAAAGCGCCGCTCATGTACTGGCTCGTGGCCGGCAGCTTCAGAGTTTTTGGCGTTTCGGCTGTCGCTGCTCGCCTGCCGGTGGCGCTGAGCGTGCTGTTGCTTGCTCTCCTCGCATGGAAGTGGAGCCGCCGCGCGTTTGGCGACCGCGCAGCCGAGTACGCCGCGTTGTTCGTCCTCACCTCGACCGGCGTGTTCCTGTTCACCCGGATCCTCATTCCCGATGTCCTGCTGGCGCTGCTCATCGCGGCCGCACTGTACTTCTTCATGACCGCGCTGGAGGAGCGATCCGCCTGGCGCTGGTACGCCGGCTATGCCGCATGCGCGCTGGCAGTGCTGAGCAAGGGGCTGGTTGCGCTGGTCTTCATCGGCGGAACGGCCTTCGGGTACTTGTTGTGGACAAGCGACTGGCGGCGCTGGCGCGAATTCCGGCTGCTCAGCGGCGCCGCGCTGCTCGTCGCCATCGCGGCGCCGTGGCATCTGCTGGCTGGAGTTCGCAATCCAGGGTTTTTCTGGTTCTACTTCGTCAACGAGCACTTTCTCCGATTCCTGGGGAAGCGCTATCCGCGCGACTACAACAAGCTGCCGGCGCTGGCCTACTGGGGACTGCACCTGGCATGGCTGTTTCCCTGGAGCATGTTCGCGGCGGCGCTTTTTCGCCGCGAGCGCGGCGGACCGCATGACTTTGCCTGGCGCACGCGATTGATGTGCTGGTTGCTGACCGCGCTGGTCCTGGTCTTCTTCTCGCTTTCGACCAACCAGGAGTACTACACGCTTCCCGCCTACCTGCCATTGCTCATCCTGATTGCCGACGCCGTGGCGCGGGCGGAACAGGAACCCGCGCGACGCAAATTGCTGGTCGGTTCGACGGCGGTGATTGCGCTGATCGGCGCGGCAGCTGCGATCGCGCTCACTGCCGGATTGTGGCAGTCGCGGCACCTGCCATTCGTGCCCGACATCGGCGCGGCGCTGGTAGAACGCGGCGTGGGAAATTACACGCTCTCGATGTCGCACTTCTTCGACCTGACCGGAGGCGCGTTCGCCGCGCTGCGGCTGCCCGCCGCGCTGGCGGCGCTTGCGCTGCTGATTGCGCCGGTTGCGTCGCTGCTGCTGCGATTCAAACATCGCCCGCGCGCGGCCACCTGGGCACTGGCCGGCGGCATGGCCGTACTGCTGGTGGCGGCGCACCTGGCGCTGGCGCGCTTCGAGCCGTATCTCTCCTCGCGCCCTCTCGCGCAGGCCGTGCAGCCGCTCATCCGGCCGGACGACAGATTGGTCATTTACGGCGATTTCTCTTACGGCTCGTCGCTCACGTTTTACCTTCAGCGACCAGCGTGGCTGGTGAACGGCCGCACCACCAGCCTCGAATACGGCTCGCGGTTTCCGGACGCGCCGCCTGTCTTTTGGGACGATGCGCAGCTTGCTCGTGAATGGAGTGGCGGAACGCGGCTTTTCCTGTTTGTCTCGCGCGAGCGCCGGGAAGACGCAGACCGTCTCGCGCTCGGGCCGCGTTTTCTGATTGCGGAGAGTTCGGGGAAGCGGGTGTACAGCAACCGCGAGCGCTAG
- a CDS encoding glycosyltransferase family 39 protein: MGSAAPQLQPATPPDWRRRSLPCVALLALLLRLGVILFTGTYHYPAGQDHFRFGFESGSIARSVAAGEGFASPFTGSTGPTAWIAPAYPYLCAVVFKMLGAFSDASAIALLALNGVFAALTCFPVYELGRRTFSSSVGWWSALLWSAAPHFMKWSTELVWETSLSALLVMLALLMTLRLAEAPSLRRWLLYGVLWGAIALTNPVLVTLLPIALPWIWRRASPRSELLRNMVLSMLLAGAMFAPWLARNRIVFGQWVFLRSNFGFELHLGNYHGSFGMGWGGMHPSRNRAQWERYRQLGEMKFVEEHRRAAMEFIREYPGEFVSLCGTRFLAFWDGASLTYAYDTAPWTPLQFAFLSVLAAGGLLLALVRRRPGAGLLVWIVLYPAPYYITYPQARYRHPVEPVMLLLAAFFASVVAARVQSWITHSRRRSA; this comes from the coding sequence ATGGGCAGCGCCGCGCCGCAACTGCAACCAGCAACCCCGCCGGACTGGCGCCGCCGTTCACTGCCTTGCGTTGCGCTGCTCGCGCTGCTGCTGCGCCTGGGCGTCATCCTGTTCACCGGTACGTATCACTACCCGGCCGGCCAGGACCACTTCCGTTTCGGATTCGAGAGCGGAAGCATCGCGCGCTCTGTGGCCGCCGGCGAAGGTTTCGCCTCGCCGTTCACCGGGTCCACCGGCCCCACGGCGTGGATCGCGCCCGCGTATCCGTATCTGTGCGCAGTCGTGTTCAAGATGCTTGGCGCCTTCAGCGACGCCTCGGCCATCGCGCTCCTGGCGCTGAATGGCGTGTTCGCTGCGCTGACCTGTTTTCCGGTTTACGAACTCGGGCGCCGCACCTTCAGCTCCAGCGTCGGCTGGTGGTCGGCGCTGCTCTGGAGCGCGGCGCCACACTTCATGAAGTGGTCCACCGAACTGGTGTGGGAGACGAGTCTCTCGGCGCTGCTGGTCATGCTGGCGCTGTTGATGACGCTGCGGCTCGCTGAAGCGCCGTCGCTCCGGCGCTGGCTGCTCTATGGAGTTCTGTGGGGCGCGATCGCGCTCACTAACCCGGTGCTCGTCACGCTGCTGCCGATCGCACTGCCGTGGATCTGGCGGCGAGCATCACCGCGCAGCGAACTGCTGCGCAACATGGTCTTGAGCATGCTGCTCGCCGGCGCAATGTTTGCGCCGTGGCTTGCGCGCAATCGCATCGTGTTTGGGCAGTGGGTGTTCCTGCGCAGCAATTTTGGCTTCGAACTTCACCTCGGGAACTATCACGGCAGCTTCGGCATGGGGTGGGGCGGAATGCATCCCAGCCGCAACCGCGCGCAGTGGGAGCGCTATCGCCAACTGGGGGAGATGAAGTTCGTTGAAGAGCACCGGCGCGCGGCGATGGAATTTATCCGCGAGTATCCGGGCGAATTTGTATCGCTGTGCGGGACGCGCTTCCTTGCGTTCTGGGACGGCGCCTCGCTCACCTACGCGTACGACACGGCCCCGTGGACGCCGCTGCAATTTGCGTTCCTGTCCGTACTCGCCGCCGGCGGCCTGCTCCTCGCCCTGGTGCGGCGGCGGCCCGGAGCGGGGCTGCTGGTGTGGATCGTGCTTTATCCCGCGCCGTATTACATCACCTATCCGCAGGCGCGCTATCGCCACCCGGTTGAGCCGGTGATGTTGTTGCTTGCCGCGTTTTTCGCGAGCGTGGTGGCGGCGCGAGTACAATCATGGATCACGCATAGCAGGCGTCGCTCCGCTTGA
- a CDS encoding tetratricopeptide repeat protein, with protein sequence MTLTASGPRTSAVEPGLSAPLNARILLAFVLLAAFLPYVGTLRYDWVYDDGGQIVYNPLVQSWRFAPRYLVEHMWSNQINVPPNYYRPMFLLWCLLNYSAFGLNPMWWHLSTLVLHLLSTALLFYLARQLLRDDFSATIAALIFGVHPIHIESVAWISGVTDPLLAMFFFGGLLCYLSFRDGRRWGWLLASLALYFFAMGSKETGIVLPLVLLGYEWTVGEKERRRRRSVAVTAAYGAVAALYLGLRFRALSTFGNPVVGLPWQSFPLTWPLLLWFYVRKLFWPVSLSPFYDTPYVTRFDVQLFLLPALALLAAAAAGWMLWRRLKNCEAANPDTPSASQVALFALVLIAAPLLPVMDIVSLEPHEIAHDRYLYLPSAGFALLIAIAVQRIPAGERTLFGRPATQVAAALALALAGAIGVATQSVYWANDLLLFYRAVRVAPGSISATNNLANALLERKYYDEGIRLHQQILQRDPNYWLSWYNLGNAYTKLGRLEEAQEHIYRAAQLNNSNPNMFLYLGLLQMRMGHYRESEANIREALRIWPTGLGAHNVLGMVLEKQGRVAEAAEEYRRELALDPDQPKVREQLAAAEQRLKDAAR encoded by the coding sequence ATGACCTTGACCGCCAGCGGGCCCCGCACTTCGGCCGTCGAACCTGGTTTGTCCGCTCCGCTCAACGCGCGAATCCTGCTGGCCTTCGTGCTGCTCGCCGCCTTTCTGCCCTACGTGGGCACGCTGCGCTACGACTGGGTGTACGACGACGGCGGACAGATCGTCTACAACCCGCTGGTGCAGTCGTGGCGCTTCGCTCCCCGCTACCTGGTGGAGCACATGTGGAGCAACCAGATCAACGTTCCGCCGAACTACTACCGGCCAATGTTCCTGCTCTGGTGCCTGCTGAACTACAGCGCCTTCGGGCTGAATCCCATGTGGTGGCACCTGAGCACTCTGGTGCTGCACCTGCTGAGCACGGCGCTGCTGTTTTACCTCGCGCGGCAACTGCTGCGCGACGACTTTTCCGCAACCATCGCGGCCCTCATCTTTGGCGTGCACCCGATCCACATCGAAAGCGTGGCGTGGATTTCCGGCGTTACCGATCCGCTGCTGGCGATGTTCTTCTTCGGCGGCTTGCTCTGCTACTTGAGTTTTCGCGACGGACGGCGCTGGGGCTGGTTGCTGGCGTCCCTGGCGCTGTATTTCTTCGCCATGGGCAGCAAGGAGACCGGCATCGTGCTGCCGCTGGTGTTGCTGGGATACGAGTGGACGGTTGGCGAGAAGGAACGACGCCGGCGGCGCAGTGTGGCGGTCACGGCGGCGTACGGCGCTGTGGCCGCCTTGTATCTTGGCCTGCGCTTTCGCGCGTTGAGCACGTTCGGCAACCCCGTCGTGGGACTGCCGTGGCAGTCGTTCCCGCTCACCTGGCCGCTGCTGCTGTGGTTCTACGTCCGCAAACTCTTCTGGCCCGTCTCGCTCAGCCCGTTTTACGACACGCCTTACGTCACCCGGTTCGACGTGCAACTGTTTCTGCTACCGGCGCTGGCATTGCTGGCGGCGGCCGCCGCGGGGTGGATGCTGTGGCGGCGGCTGAAAAACTGTGAAGCCGCGAACCCAGACACGCCCTCGGCGTCGCAGGTCGCGCTTTTCGCCCTGGTGCTGATCGCCGCGCCGCTGCTTCCGGTGATGGACATCGTGAGCCTCGAGCCGCACGAGATTGCGCACGACCGCTATCTCTACCTGCCGTCGGCGGGATTCGCGCTGCTGATCGCGATTGCCGTCCAGCGTATTCCAGCGGGCGAGCGGACGCTTTTTGGCCGGCCGGCGACACAGGTCGCAGCTGCGCTGGCGCTGGCGCTGGCCGGCGCGATTGGCGTGGCGACGCAAAGCGTCTACTGGGCAAACGATCTGCTGCTCTTCTACCGTGCCGTGCGGGTGGCGCCCGGCAGCATCAGCGCGACCAACAACCTGGCGAACGCACTGCTGGAGCGCAAGTACTACGACGAGGGCATCCGGCTGCACCAGCAGATCCTGCAGCGCGATCCCAACTACTGGCTTTCCTGGTACAACCTGGGCAACGCGTACACCAAGCTCGGCCGGCTGGAGGAGGCGCAGGAGCACATCTACCGCGCCGCGCAGCTCAACAACAGCAACCCCAACATGTTCCTGTACCTCGGGCTGTTGCAAATGAGGATGGGCCACTATCGCGAATCCGAGGCCAACATCCGCGAGGCGTTGCGCATTTGGCCCACCGGCCTTGGCGCGCACAACGTTCTCGGCATGGTGCTGGAGAAGCAGGGCCGCGTCGCCGAGGCGGCGGAGGAATACCGCCGCGAGCTGGCGCTCGATCCCGACCAGCCGAAAGTGCGCGAGCAATTGGCGGCTGCCGAGCAGCGGCTGAAGGACGCCGCGCGCTGA
- a CDS encoding S41 family peptidase, with the protein MFERRHFAPCALAVLAFTLLLGCGGGHGSTVTAGSAQVSASDFAGQFDALWSTFNQNYSYFDYKHIDWDAARATFRARAQAARTEDQLVAVVKDMLGTLHDQHVTLIDPTGATVRTFVPSQPVNFDTSVFNSQYAERASFTPGPGGRFGFGFFNGVGYIQISSWNTTTVHIEDLDAAMENFRNTAALIVDVRNNGGGDDQLAYQFAGRFADATRTTEFVQFRNGPLHSDFTALQSRTIAPRGAFQFTRPVVLLIGRGCASSNESFIAAMRELPNVTVMGDTSAGASGNPGTFQLGGGWSYTVSRWIDYTAEKQVIEDQGIAPAIQVAASAADFAAGRDPVLDAAIARLAH; encoded by the coding sequence ATGTTCGAACGTCGTCATTTTGCGCCGTGCGCGCTTGCGGTGCTCGCGTTCACGCTGCTGCTGGGATGCGGAGGCGGCCACGGCTCCACGGTTACCGCCGGAAGCGCGCAGGTTTCAGCCTCGGACTTCGCCGGCCAGTTCGATGCGCTGTGGAGCACCTTCAACCAGAATTATTCCTACTTCGACTACAAGCACATTGACTGGGACGCGGCGCGCGCCACGTTTCGCGCGCGCGCCCAGGCGGCACGGACCGAAGACCAGCTCGTCGCCGTGGTGAAAGACATGCTCGGCACGCTTCACGACCAGCATGTGACCCTGATTGATCCGACGGGGGCAACCGTGCGCACGTTCGTCCCGTCGCAGCCCGTCAACTTCGACACCAGCGTTTTCAACTCGCAATACGCGGAGCGGGCCAGCTTCACGCCGGGCCCGGGCGGCAGGTTCGGCTTCGGGTTCTTCAACGGCGTCGGCTATATCCAGATCTCGAGCTGGAATACCACCACCGTGCACATTGAAGACCTGGATGCGGCGATGGAAAATTTCCGCAACACCGCCGCGCTGATCGTGGACGTGCGCAACAACGGAGGCGGCGACGACCAGCTGGCCTACCAGTTCGCCGGCCGCTTCGCCGATGCGACGCGCACCACCGAGTTCGTGCAGTTCCGCAATGGCCCGCTGCACTCCGACTTCACCGCGCTCCAGTCGCGCACCATCGCGCCCCGCGGCGCGTTCCAGTTCACCCGTCCCGTGGTGCTGCTCATCGGCCGCGGCTGCGCCAGCAGCAACGAGAGCTTCATCGCGGCCATGCGCGAGCTGCCCAACGTGACCGTAATGGGCGACACCAGCGCGGGGGCCTCGGGAAATCCCGGGACGTTCCAGCTCGGTGGCGGCTGGTCGTACACCGTCTCACGCTGGATTGATTACACGGCGGAGAAGCAGGTGATCGAAGACCAGGGAATCGCGCCCGCGATTCAGGTCGCGGCCTCCGCAGCCGATTTCGCCGCCGGTCGTGACCCGGTGCTCGACGCCGCCATTGCGCGCCTGGCCCACTAG